One Solea senegalensis isolate Sse05_10M linkage group LG13, IFAPA_SoseM_1, whole genome shotgun sequence DNA segment encodes these proteins:
- the LOC122779557 gene encoding regulatory factor X-associated protein — translation MSEDDCPPSTNKDKDSTLLFTKDGQRYYVSKSGVVDSRNVITPHEPDNNVSSYEMDDPDEESDVLDTSDPRDSAASPEEPNDEETTEGDNAPKQCTYEGCTVTTTQVAKQRKPWMCKKHRNKMYKDKYKKKKSDQAMSSGKLDENSEERPVSVNKQRLSAMGDRPARPSLIEQVLNQKRLSLLRSPEVISFLQQQQELLATQSRSQAQGQFHGC, via the exons ATGAGCGAAGATGACTGTCCACCATcgacaaataaagacaaagactCCACTCTCCTGTTCACCAAAGACGGACAGCGCTACTACGTGAGTAAGAGCGGGGTGGTGGACAGCAGGAACGTGATAACGCCGCACGAACCGGACAACAACGTCTCCTCTTACGAGATGGACGATCCGGACGAGGAAAGCGACGTGCTGGACACTTCGGATCCCAGGGACAGCGCCGCCAGTCCGGAGGAGCCCAACGACGAGGAGACCACCGAGGGCGACAACGCCCCCAAACAGTGCACTTATGAGGGATGCACGGTGACCACGACGCAGGTGGCCAAGCAGAGGAAGCCGTGGATGTGCAAGAAACACCGCAACAAGATGTACAAAGACAagtacaagaagaagaagagtgaccAGGCCATGTCCAGTGGGAAACTTGAC GAAAACTCAGAGGAGCGGCCTGTATCTGTGAACAAACAGCGCCTTAGTGCCATGGGGGACCGACCTGCCAGACCCTCGCTGATAGAGCAGGTCCTTAACCAGAAGAGACTG TCACTGCTCAGAAGTCCGGAGGTGATCagtttcctgcagcagcagcaggagctccTGGCCACACAGAGCCGCAGCCAAGCACAGGGGCAGTTCCACGGTTGCTGA
- the smad9 gene encoding mothers against decapentaplegic homolog 9 isoform X1, with translation MNSSNSITSLFSFTSPAVKRLLGWKQGDEEEKWAEKAVDSLVKKLKKKKGAMEELERALSCPGQPSKCVTIPRSLDGRLQVSHRKGLPHVIYCRVWRWPDLQSHHELKALECCEFPFGSKQKDICVNPYHYRRVETPVLPPVLVPRHSEFNPQHSLLAKFRNASLHNEPLMPQNATYPDSFPPLPCSTFSSSTTTSSSLAQSPASQSYPSSPNSSTEPGSPYHITAETPPPPYSMMETSPPEDVKPNNSTATTKLMFSAPHTDLRPVCYEEPEYWCSIAYYELNNRVGETFHASSRSVLVDGFTDPSNNKNRFCLGLLSNVNRNSTIEHTRRHIGKGLHLYYVGGEVYAECLSDSSIFVQSRNCNFQHGFHPTTVCKIPSGCSLKIFNNQLFAQLLAQSVNHGFEVVYELTKMCTIRMSFVKGWGAEYHRQDVTSTPCWIEVHLHGPLQWLDKVLTQMGSPHNPISSVS, from the exons ATGAACTCCTCCAACTCCATCACGTCGCTGTTCTCTTTCACGAGCCCGGCCGTGAAGCGCCTGTTGGGCTGGAAGCAaggtgatgaagaggagaagtGGGCGGAGAAGGCCGTGGACTCTCTGgtgaagaagctgaagaagaagaagggggcaatggaggagctggagagggCGCTCAGCTGCCCGGGACAGCCCA GCAAGTGCGTTACGATTCCTCGGTCACTGGACGGGAGGCTGCAGGTGTCACACAGAAAGGGTTTGCCCCACGTCATCTACTGCAGAGTCTGGCGCTGGCCCGACCTGCAGTCCCACCACGAGCTCAAAGCCCTGGAGTGCTGCGAGTTCCCCTTCGGCTCCAAGCAGAAGGACATCTGCGTCAACCCGTACCACTACAGGCGCGTGGAGACACCTG TGCTGCCACCGGTTCTGGTCCCACGCCACAGCGAGTTTAACCCTCAGCACAGTTTACTGGCAAAGTTCAGGAACGCCTCTTTGCACAACGAGCCTCTGATGCCCCAGAATGCCACTTACCCGGACTCCTTTCCTCCGCTGCCCTgctccaccttctcctcctccaccaccacctcgtCCTCGCTCGCCCAGTCTCCCGCCTCACAGAGTTACCCCAGCTCCCCCAACAGCTCGACAGAACCTGGCAGTCCGTATCACATCACAG CAGAGACTCCTCCACCTCCGTACAGCATGATGGAGACGAGCCCTCCAGAGGATGTGAAGCCCAACAACTCCACAGCAACCACTAAACTTATGTTTTCCGCCCCACACacag ATTTACGGCCCGTGTGCTACGAGGAGCCGGAGTACTGGTGTTCCATCGCGTACTACGAGCTCAACAACCGCGTGGGCGAGACCTTCCACGCGTCATCGCGCAGCGTCCTGGTGGACGGCTTCACGGACCCGTCCAACAACAAGAACCGCTTCTGCCTCGGCCTGCTGTCCAACGTCAACCGCAACTCGACCATCgaacacacacgcaggcacatAGGCAAAG GTTTACACCTGTACTACGTAGGCGGCGAGGTGTACGCCGAGTGTCTGAGCGACAGCAGCATCTTCGTCCAGAGCCGCAACTGTAACTTCCAACACGGCTTCCACCCCACCACCGTGTGTAAGATCCCCAGCGGCTGCAGCCTGAAGATCTTCAACAACCAGCTGTTTGCGCAGCTCCTCGCGCAGTCTGTCAATCACGGCTTCGAGGTCGTCTACGAGCTCACGAAGATGTGCACCATTCGGATGAGCTTCGTCAAG GGCTGGGGCGCCGAATACCATCGTCAAGACGTAaccagcaccccctgctggatCGAGGTGCATCTGCACGGGCCCCTGCAGTGGCTCGACAAGGTCCTCACACAGATGGGCTCCCCACACAATCCCATTTCCTCGGTGTCCTAA
- the smad9 gene encoding mothers against decapentaplegic homolog 9 isoform X2 — translation MNSSNSITSLFSFTSPAVKRLLGWKQGDEEEKWAEKAVDSLVKKLKKKKGAMEELERALSCPGQPSKCVTIPRSLDGRLQVSHRKGLPHVIYCRVWRWPDLQSHHELKALECCEFPFGSKQKDICVNPYHYRRVETPVLPPVLVPRHSEFNPQHSLLAKFRNASLHNEPLMPQNATYPDSFPPLPCSTFSSSTTTSSSLAQSPASQSYPSSPNSSTEPGSPYHITETPPPPYSMMETSPPEDVKPNNSTATTKLMFSAPHTDLRPVCYEEPEYWCSIAYYELNNRVGETFHASSRSVLVDGFTDPSNNKNRFCLGLLSNVNRNSTIEHTRRHIGKGLHLYYVGGEVYAECLSDSSIFVQSRNCNFQHGFHPTTVCKIPSGCSLKIFNNQLFAQLLAQSVNHGFEVVYELTKMCTIRMSFVKGWGAEYHRQDVTSTPCWIEVHLHGPLQWLDKVLTQMGSPHNPISSVS, via the exons ATGAACTCCTCCAACTCCATCACGTCGCTGTTCTCTTTCACGAGCCCGGCCGTGAAGCGCCTGTTGGGCTGGAAGCAaggtgatgaagaggagaagtGGGCGGAGAAGGCCGTGGACTCTCTGgtgaagaagctgaagaagaagaagggggcaatggaggagctggagagggCGCTCAGCTGCCCGGGACAGCCCA GCAAGTGCGTTACGATTCCTCGGTCACTGGACGGGAGGCTGCAGGTGTCACACAGAAAGGGTTTGCCCCACGTCATCTACTGCAGAGTCTGGCGCTGGCCCGACCTGCAGTCCCACCACGAGCTCAAAGCCCTGGAGTGCTGCGAGTTCCCCTTCGGCTCCAAGCAGAAGGACATCTGCGTCAACCCGTACCACTACAGGCGCGTGGAGACACCTG TGCTGCCACCGGTTCTGGTCCCACGCCACAGCGAGTTTAACCCTCAGCACAGTTTACTGGCAAAGTTCAGGAACGCCTCTTTGCACAACGAGCCTCTGATGCCCCAGAATGCCACTTACCCGGACTCCTTTCCTCCGCTGCCCTgctccaccttctcctcctccaccaccacctcgtCCTCGCTCGCCCAGTCTCCCGCCTCACAGAGTTACCCCAGCTCCCCCAACAGCTCGACAGAACCTGGCAGTCCGTATCACATCACAG AGACTCCTCCACCTCCGTACAGCATGATGGAGACGAGCCCTCCAGAGGATGTGAAGCCCAACAACTCCACAGCAACCACTAAACTTATGTTTTCCGCCCCACACacag ATTTACGGCCCGTGTGCTACGAGGAGCCGGAGTACTGGTGTTCCATCGCGTACTACGAGCTCAACAACCGCGTGGGCGAGACCTTCCACGCGTCATCGCGCAGCGTCCTGGTGGACGGCTTCACGGACCCGTCCAACAACAAGAACCGCTTCTGCCTCGGCCTGCTGTCCAACGTCAACCGCAACTCGACCATCgaacacacacgcaggcacatAGGCAAAG GTTTACACCTGTACTACGTAGGCGGCGAGGTGTACGCCGAGTGTCTGAGCGACAGCAGCATCTTCGTCCAGAGCCGCAACTGTAACTTCCAACACGGCTTCCACCCCACCACCGTGTGTAAGATCCCCAGCGGCTGCAGCCTGAAGATCTTCAACAACCAGCTGTTTGCGCAGCTCCTCGCGCAGTCTGTCAATCACGGCTTCGAGGTCGTCTACGAGCTCACGAAGATGTGCACCATTCGGATGAGCTTCGTCAAG GGCTGGGGCGCCGAATACCATCGTCAAGACGTAaccagcaccccctgctggatCGAGGTGCATCTGCACGGGCCCCTGCAGTGGCTCGACAAGGTCCTCACACAGATGGGCTCCCCACACAATCCCATTTCCTCGGTGTCCTAA
- the alg5 gene encoding dolichyl-phosphate beta-glucosyltransferase, translating into MDFLCEIVQALVALAALGFIVVLVIAHVTAGMVSLTRHEKEKYFLTASGEKELFPSLHDPYSRQLSVVIPAYNEELRMPVMLDEAMEYLENRQKQNSSFTYEVIVVDDGSKDKTTEVALRYTREYGADKVRVLTLVKNKGKGGAVRMGTLSSRGKVILMADADGATKFSDLAKVEAALQSVNPKPENMAIACGSRAHLEKDSVAERSTFRTFLMYGFHFLVWFLCVRGIKDTQCGFKLFTREAAIKTFSSLHVERWAFDVELLFIAQCFKIPIAEVAVNWTEIEGSKLVPFWSWLQMGRDLIFIRLRYLTGAWKLESSQKSD; encoded by the exons ATGGATTTCCTCTGTGAAATAGTTCAAGCCTTGGTCGCATTAGCAGCTTTAGGTTTTATTGTG GTGCTCGTTATAGCACACGTCACGGCCGGAATGGTGAGCTTGACACGCCATGAGAAGGAGAAATACTTCCTCACTGCTTCTGGAGAGAAGGAGCTTTTTCCCAGTTTGCACGATCCCTATTCCAGGCAGCTCTCTGTGGTGATACCAGCCTACAATGAGGAGCTCCGAA TGCCTGTGATGTTGGATGAAGCTATGGAGTACCTAGAAAACAGACaa AAACAAAACTCATCTTTTACATATGAGGTCATTGTGGTTGATGATGgcagcaaagacaaaacaacagag GTTGCTTTGCGGTACACGAGAGAGTATGGTGCTGACAAAGTACGGGTCCTGACGCTGGTGAAGAACAAGGGGAAAGGAGGTGCTGTGCGGATG GGAACTCTGAGTTCCAGAGGTAAAGTCATCCTGATGGCAGATGCTGACGGAGCCACAAAGTTTTCTGACCTTGCCAAAGTAGAAGCCGCACTTCAAAGCGTCAACCCCAAACCA GAGAACATGGCAATAGCCTGTGGTTCAAGAGCTCACCTGGAAAAAGATTCCGTCGCTGAG AGATCCACGTTTCGTACATTCCTTATGTATGGCTTTCACTTCCTGGTGTGGTTCCTCTGTGTGAGGGGCATCAAGGACACACAGTGTGGCTTCAAGCTTTTCACACGCGAGGCTGCGATCAAgaccttctcttctctccatgtAGAGCGATG GGCTTTTGATGTGGAGCTTCTGTTTATTGCGCAGTGTTTTAAAATCCCCATAGCCGAAGTGGCGGTCAACTGGACTGAAATAGAGG GATCCAAGCTAGTCCCATTTTGGAGCTGGCTGCAGATGGGCCGAGATCTGATTTTCATTCGCCTGCGCTACCTCACCGGAGCCTGGAAACTGGAATCATCACAGAAGAGCGACTAG